In a single window of the Agrobacterium vitis genome:
- a CDS encoding O-antigen ligase family protein, which produces MRIAKSHLIDPERNGLYAVTAIALSYFVFAYSARFGQISILAYYGVWLPLIAVNYRRVLGNYGLYLPIFAFSILTILSIFWSAAPPVTVRASLQYFSHIVCALIAMRVVGIRSFLRGSMIGTGIVLVYSLLFGSYFLDPLDGSFSFVGAFSSKNQLGFYASLGVYFSFAAIIILKERSIWMLPPAGLALLSAYCLFASESATSVITVMAVVGASLVLRAVILLSPRHRIVLVVAGVVLGGLGAAAFVYAGGVDLILGAFGKDSTLTGRTYLWQQGIAAALANPIFGVGYQAYWVQGFSEAERLWDEFYIPTRAGFHFHNTFIETAVETGIIGLCLLVSMLVVALIGNLKRLLVNARDPEAGVLFGLAMLLVERAFVEIDIIFAYQIGSFLLYFMLGKLVQRRASPVTRSSVVRYYGDGTSGARNL; this is translated from the coding sequence ATGCGGATCGCCAAATCGCATTTGATCGACCCGGAACGCAATGGTCTCTACGCCGTTACGGCGATTGCGCTTTCCTACTTCGTTTTTGCCTATTCTGCCCGTTTCGGGCAGATTTCCATTCTGGCCTATTACGGGGTCTGGCTGCCGCTGATTGCAGTGAATTATCGGCGCGTGCTCGGTAACTACGGCCTTTATCTTCCGATTTTTGCTTTCAGCATTCTGACCATCCTGTCGATCTTCTGGTCGGCGGCACCACCGGTGACGGTCAGGGCCTCGCTGCAATATTTTTCGCATATCGTCTGTGCGTTGATTGCCATGCGTGTGGTGGGCATCCGGTCTTTTTTGAGGGGATCAATGATCGGAACCGGCATCGTGCTGGTCTATTCGCTGCTGTTCGGCTCCTATTTTCTGGATCCCCTGGACGGTTCCTTCAGCTTTGTGGGCGCCTTCTCGTCAAAGAACCAGCTGGGCTTTTATGCCTCGCTCGGTGTGTATTTTTCGTTCGCCGCGATCATTATCCTGAAAGAGCGGAGCATATGGATGCTGCCGCCGGCTGGGTTGGCTTTGCTATCGGCCTATTGTCTGTTTGCGTCGGAGTCGGCCACATCGGTCATTACCGTCATGGCGGTAGTCGGCGCGTCCCTGGTGTTGAGAGCGGTTATTCTCCTGTCGCCCCGCCATCGTATTGTGCTGGTTGTGGCTGGCGTGGTGCTTGGCGGGCTCGGGGCTGCGGCGTTCGTTTATGCTGGCGGCGTCGATTTGATCCTCGGGGCGTTCGGCAAGGATTCGACCCTGACCGGGCGAACCTATCTTTGGCAGCAGGGCATAGCGGCAGCCCTGGCCAATCCGATTTTTGGCGTCGGTTACCAAGCCTATTGGGTCCAGGGCTTTTCCGAGGCGGAGCGGCTATGGGATGAGTTTTATATTCCGACCCGGGCCGGGTTTCATTTCCACAATACCTTCATTGAAACCGCCGTTGAGACGGGGATTATCGGTCTCTGTCTGCTGGTTTCCATGTTGGTTGTCGCATTGATCGGCAATCTCAAACGTCTGCTCGTCAATGCCCGTGATCCAGAGGCCGGAGTGCTGTTTGGCCTCGCCATGCTACTGGTCGAGCGGGCTTTCGTGGAAATCGATATTATCTTCGCTTATCAGATCGGCTCATTCCTGCTTTATTTCATGCTGGGCAAGCTTGTTCAGCGCCGCGCCAGCCCGGTGACACGCTCAAGTGTCGTGCGCTATTATGGTGATGGGACATCGGGCGCCCGCAACCTTTAA
- a CDS encoding DUF1488 domain-containing protein, with the protein MALTFPNSSRSFDEKGHRIRFLGYDGMFEIRFFVELDAISKAMAKVIVGEHDFLAAFDNLRGSILDVARKAYGKKGGNNMYLLTAADFR; encoded by the coding sequence ATGGCTTTAACCTTCCCCAATAGTAGCCGCAGTTTCGATGAGAAGGGACACCGCATCCGGTTTCTTGGTTACGACGGCATGTTTGAAATTCGGTTTTTCGTGGAACTCGATGCGATATCCAAGGCTATGGCCAAGGTCATTGTCGGGGAACACGACTTCCTCGCCGCATTCGACAATCTGCGCGGCTCTATTCTGGATGTCGCAAGAAAAGCCTATGGAAAAAAAGGCGGCAACAACATGTATCTTTTGACCGCGGCGGATTTCCGTTGA